The DNA region CTGACCACAGGGGAGGGCATGCAATCTGCATCAAAATTCCCACAAGTTCCACCGTCTAATGAATCATTATAAATTGAAGGTTTTTGGAAATCACACGCCagcttcctttctctttttctgGAAGGTTTACAATTCAAAATCCTGAAAATTTGCCTAATGTACAAACTCACTCCAGAAGATTATCAACCCAAAATATTGTCATGTTGCCCTGTGTAAATCATTTAATGCATCTTGTTTCTATTTAGCTTTTATACTGTTTGATTGCATTTATCATAGGATTATATGACATGGGAGCAGCATTAGACCATCTGGCCCATCATTTGATCAgggctgatccatttttccctcctttccctccattctcgtgctttctccccataacctttgacacccttactaatcaaaaatctatcaatctctactttaataatacccaatgatggcctccacagtagtctctggctatgaattccacacattcaccctctgactaagaaattcctcctcatctagattctaaagatacgtccttttattcggagtCTGTGGCCTctggcctagactctcccactcgtggaaacattctctccacatccactctgggcCTTTTTTTATTTGgtatgcggtgcaggctcgaagggccgaatggcctactcctgcacctattttctatgtttttatgtttcaatgaggtcccccctcaaccttctaaaatcCAGCAAGTACagtcccagagccatcaaacgctcctcatacattaacccaatcatcccaggATCAttcggtaaacctcctctggtttGGTAAACCTCCTTCCTGAAATATGGAGCACAAAacactcacaatattccaaatatggtctgacattaatatattaatgtaTGTCAATGTGTTTGAATCATCATTTCTGTTGATTGAACAAATGCGATTAAAATAGATTGAATTAAGACAGAAACAATTAATTAAAATAGGAACATTGCTtgaatgcatatatatatatatatatatatcatacatacatatatatatatatatacacacacacacactgaaaaatGTTGTTGTTTACCAGTGCTTTTCAGAAATTCAGGTTAATGTAGCAATGCTGACAGTGGACTGGCTCCAGTCCACATATGACGAAAGCTGCTTATCCTCTTGGTTGCCATGGAGTTAAATTCGAGCAGCACTGAGGCTGCAAGTGGGGAAAACGAGCATCAGGCAGCTGCAACGGtctacaggaaaaaaaaagacaagaacAAGATCGTGGCAGTCATGGACTTGCATTGTGAATGTAATGAAATTTCGGCTTCTGAACAGCAGTCTGGCAAGATAAGTAGGACGGCGTTTAAATTGTTTGGGAGAAGGAAATCAGGGGGCACAATGCCTAATATTTTCAGCCTGAAAAACAAAGGGGATGGGAAAAGCTCTGTGAAAATGGGGCTTGTCCGGAGCAAAACGCACGATGGAATTGCTGATATGGGATTGGAAGTGAACAAGAAGGAAGACTCTCTCAGCAACTATCAATTGGACAGTGATTCCAGCACAAAAATAGTCAGTAGTATGAGCTTTGCCGCTGCTGGTTGTGGACCCATTGCCAAGTCTCACAGTTTCTTTTCGTTGCTGAGAAGGAATAGTAAATTAGAAAATTGCAAGGGGGAGTCAGTGTGTTCAAACTCTGACCAGATGAAAGAGAGGAGTTGCAGCAGACAAAAGAAAGGACTGAAAGGATTGTTCAGCAGCATGAGATGGCACAGAAAGGACAAAATCAGTCGAGAGGAAAAGGCTGGGCAGCAGGATATAGCTGACTTTTTAACATTGCCCGGGTCTCTGACCGCAAGCTTGGAATGTGTTAAAGAAGAGTCACAAAAATCTATCCCAGAATCTGAAAGTACTGGAATGGACGTTAAGCTCCCCTGTGAAATACAGAGTGATAATGAGAGCGTTTTCACTGAGGATGTTGAACAAGCAGATAGTAGGACATCTCTTCCCGAATTACATCAGTATGTGGAGAATGTTACCATCGATAGCCATTCAATGGACCATCCTTCCAATGACAAAGTGTTGGATCAGTTGGAGGACAAGCGGGATGAAAATACACTTGGTGCGAGGCAGGACGTACAAGAAGAAGGTGCTTCTGAGACCGGTTCTGCTTCTTGCCACCTTGCTGAAAGTGGAAGCGCTGGCCCAACCAATAATGATCCGCCCGCAGAACAATCAATTGATCGGATTTGCATTATGTTTTCAGACGTCACGTCCTTGAAGAGCTTCGATTCACTCACGGGATGCGGGGATGTTATCGTTGACCAGGAGGAGGACGGAAACGCATGTGAGAGTGGAGCTGcggcagagaaggggaagggtGGTGGAAGGAAAAGCGCAATTGTACTGAGCTAccaaggaggaggggaggaaatgGCGAGTCCTGACGAAGTTGATGATGAATACCTGCAGGAATTCTGGGACCCGCCGCCGCCAGTGACCGAGGCTGGACCGGTCGCAAGTGACCAAACACAATTGTTTGCTTCAGGTACTGCAACCTGCCTTAATGAGGCAGGAGACAGTACATTACTGAAACAGCTTCATCTGAATGACATTTCGATAAGTAAGAATGATGATGAAAATCCAATCAGTGCAAAATGCGACCAACCAGAAAGCGTTCCAAATAGCGATGAAGGATACTGGGACTCCACAACCCCTGGGCATGAAGATGAAAGTGGGAAAACTCTTGCTACCAGGGCAAGCATTCCAAGAGACAGTTACAGTGGAGATGGCCTGCATGATCTACTTACGGATCCAGAAGAAAGCCTCACAAGTATTGTCTCAGATGAAGAAATATGTTCAGTTGCAGAACCTAAAACACTGTCTCCAAAAGCTGTATCTAGCATTACAACAATCTCCAAGGATAGGAATATATCTGCCATCCCCAGGCACAAGACCACTATTACTGCACGTCAAGGGGACGTGAACCACATTCATTGGCCTCAAACGGTTCAACAGTTACTCGGATGTGAGCCAGTGAGAACCAAAATCCCAATCGCAAAGACCTCAATTCCCAGACCCAACCACAAAGTCATCACTGGGTCAACTGCAAAAGTCTCAACTAACAAGGGAGGCACGAAGAAATAGCCTTGGAAAGGCCTCTGTGTCAAAATTAATATCAGCATGTTATGTCAGTCCAGAAGTAAGCACAGTTGGTCGAAATTCTGCTTGCATCCTTAATATTCATATCGTGCAACAGGACTTTGCCATTTGCCAAGAGCAATCTCCTATCTTGTGACAGAATCGTGCCTAGAAAAAGAAAATTATTCAAAGCTTTATGAAGCACAGATGCAACACATCATTTTTATTGCTCCCGGAATcaggaaaggggaaaaaaaatgactGACCTAAATTTAAACAGATACGAACAGAGAAAGATGCTTGTGAAATATATTTGTGAAATCGTGGCCAAAAGTATTTACAGAATCATATTTTCTTTCATGAGCACTGGGGTCTGTGTTGCAACTTTCTTTCCTGTACTGGAATGTAAGGACAATATTTTTCAAATATTGGCCATTAACTGCTATTTTTACCGTCTATACAGTAATTGGTACAAAAGATGTCTATTGTGGGACCAGATTCGATGAAAATATTGGATGCTTGTGATCTGCAGCCAGAGAAGGAAGCAACGGATATGTAAGATGGTTACATAAGTGAAATCAGGGAACGATGACATAATCAGGACCAGCTTGTGTTTTCATCACAATGAAGTCATTCCAAATGAATCTGCAAAAAGATccctttaaaaatattttctgtAAGGTGATGGGAGGGAAGGTATTTCATTGTTTTCATGATGTGTCTTTCGAGTTTATAATCTGACAAATTTTTGGAATAAGTTATTTTCTGCATGTGAATGAGTACAACATTTAGAAAGTAGAGTTAAAATAGCAAAATACAGCACAGTGAATTATTTCACAATAACAGGAGATATGTTTTAAAATATCTTATAAACCTTTTTGTACAGCCACTGCTTTAAATCCACATAGAGAGTGACAGTCACATGAtctacaatttttatatttaaataCTTTGGCGTGGCCTTTATTCGTAACAAAGTGATTGTGCCAGAGAATAGTCTACTTAAAAACAGTGGATAAAATTGGATAATGTGTCGTACAATTTTGTACTATTGCCCCAAGAGAAACTAATCAAAGGTTCTTACAATTCTTTGCAGGCAATATACTTCACAATTGTTTTTATCTCATTTGTTCCAATGTTTATTCAGTATGACATTTATTCAACTGATAAGCAGATCAAATAAGAATTGGGAATAATCCCCAGTAGTGCTGGAAGTGTGTGGTTTGAGACTCACCTGATATCGAGCCCCACGTCTCAGCCACATACTGTTAACACTGCAGATACTCACTGGGCATCTGGGAAGCTCACTAATGGAGAGGATTTTAATTCTGAAAATGCAACACTGGCAGAGATCATCCGTGTATTCTAGGAGGGAAAGCAATTAATTCAGAAAGGGAGGCAATCCAGGAATGGAGAGTGGGAGTGTGGCAATCAAGAGGGAGTGGGGCGATCGAGAGAGGGAGTGTggaatggagagagggagtggggaatgGAGAGCAGAAGTGGGGAATGAAGTGAGGTTATGAAATTGACGGCATGGTAACTGAGAGATGGACGCAGTGGAGAGAGAATTTGTTAGTGAAACTGTCGTTTGAAGTTTCGTAATCAAAACTTGTTCTTAAGTCATATTGGATGCACCTCAAAATTGGACCGAGTGTCTTTGAAATTCTTGACCACATTATTTAGAAAATGTACACTTGTACACTAAAAAGTAGGGgagaaaaatattccaaatatagcaggaaaatatattttgaagcAGATTAGAAAAATAATGGTTAAAGGTACAGAGTGAGAAAGAAATACTGCCATAAATGGAATAGAAGTATATTGCTgattattttgaaataaattaagATTAATGTATTAAAGATAAATGACAATCTTTCCTACTCAGTTTTTGttcagaattgtaatttacctcAGTATTGAGGTgtctaaaattggaaaataagtTGTCTACTATTTAAAATAACCATCTATTTAGAAGGGCATCATATACGgctctgtattaaaaaaaaatgtaatgttcaatttttttaaatatttgctgtAAAATCTTATTCGCTTCTTTATGAAAAAATAACGGAAATAAGGTTAGCAGCATATAAGAGTAGGCAACTTGTGAACAAGACATGGAGAGGCAAGGTATCCATCTCCAGTCTGAtttcacagtttgagaataatgtGTGTGCCAATCcataaaaatatattatatacCCTGTATATCCAAATATcttagagtgcagagaagatttacgaggatgttgccaggacttgagggcctgagctgtagggagaggttcagcaggctaggactctattccttggagcacaggaggatgaggggtgatcttatagaggagtacaaaatcatgagaggattagtcgggtagacgcacagagtctcttgcccagagcaggggaattgagaaccggaggacatgggtttaaggtcggtgggaggtggggggaagatttaataggaacctgaggggtaacatttttacacaagggtgatgggtgaatggaacgagtt from Leucoraja erinacea ecotype New England chromosome 6, Leri_hhj_1, whole genome shotgun sequence includes:
- the amer2 gene encoding APC membrane recruitment protein 2 — encoded protein: MELNSSSTEAASGENEHQAAATVYRKKKDKNKIVAVMDLHCECNEISASEQQSGKISRTAFKLFGRRKSGGTMPNIFSLKNKGDGKSSVKMGLVRSKTHDGIADMGLEVNKKEDSLSNYQLDSDSSTKIVSSMSFAAAGCGPIAKSHSFFSLLRRNSKLENCKGESVCSNSDQMKERSCSRQKKGLKGLFSSMRWHRKDKISREEKAGQQDIADFLTLPGSLTASLECVKEESQKSIPESESTGMDVKLPCEIQSDNESVFTEDVEQADSRTSLPELHQYVENVTIDSHSMDHPSNDKVLDQLEDKRDENTLGARQDVQEEGASETGSASCHLAESGSAGPTNNDPPAEQSIDRICIMFSDVTSLKSFDSLTGCGDVIVDQEEDGNACESGAAAEKGKGGGRKSAIVLSYQGGGEEMASPDEVDDEYLQEFWDPPPPVTEAGPVASDQTQLFASGTATCLNEAGDSTLLKQLHLNDISISKNDDENPISAKCDQPESVPNSDEGYWDSTTPGHEDESGKTLATRASIPRDSYSGDGLHDLLTDPEESLTSIVSDEEICSVAEPKTLSPKAVSSITTISKDRNISAIPRHKTTITARQGDVNHIHWPQTVQQLLGCEPVRTKIPIAKTSIPRPNHKVITGSTAKVSTNKGGTKK